From Caldisalinibacter kiritimatiensis, one genomic window encodes:
- a CDS encoding Eco57I restriction-modification methylase domain-containing protein: protein TTKERKYLGQVYTPQAIVKHMVTKGISEEDILYNPYFKIIDPACGGGYFLIEAYDRIKEIISKNYEQIINNHPNIKDELAKGVHQFILKNNLWGVDIDKFAVYMTTLSLLIKEPSKTRIPNIFQGDILLETKTLDCKINSKFQLVIGNPPYIGHKKIDKEYRKKLQNKYQDVYSNKSDLSYCFIKKGYDLLENRGRLIYITSRYFQESQSAIGLRSFIKDKFNIETIVDFYGSKVFKGARISPTIISCKKEELKQQKIHIYRLKDGVKVNKDNLDINDKTFFNVFTLSQSSLANDGWVLLASEEKNLFNKINEKGQYKLIDICVCNQGIITGCDKAFIVDKKTIEKEQLEQEIIKPWIKNSNIHKYKKDSVSKYILYTDIIKDLSDYPKVISHISPYKERLSKRRECIKGVRKWYQLQWGRELKLFEKPKIIFPFKSKNNKFIIDYDKVLCSADVYILNVKEEYTNIISLEYLLAFLNSSLFEFYFKCVAKKVGEKLYEYYPNKLMNLKIRIGSDTSEIINRVKSINEYYKKLNNISCNREEILMKIKREITYINEYFYKLYDIRSEEIVTIENRIFNVKEIGDKEMNKD from the coding sequence TACGACTAAAGAAAGAAAATATTTAGGTCAAGTATATACACCACAAGCCATTGTAAAGCATATGGTAACAAAGGGCATTAGTGAAGAGGATATCTTATATAATCCTTATTTTAAAATTATTGACCCAGCGTGTGGTGGAGGTTACTTTTTGATAGAAGCCTATGACAGAATTAAAGAAATTATAAGTAAAAACTATGAGCAGATTATTAACAATCATCCTAATATAAAAGATGAGTTAGCTAAAGGAGTACATCAATTTATCTTAAAGAATAATTTATGGGGAGTTGACATAGATAAATTTGCAGTATATATGACTACATTGTCTTTGTTAATAAAAGAACCATCAAAAACAAGAATACCTAATATATTTCAAGGAGATATTTTATTAGAAACCAAGACTTTAGATTGTAAAATAAATAGTAAATTTCAATTAGTAATAGGAAATCCCCCTTATATAGGACACAAAAAAATTGATAAAGAATATAGAAAAAAATTACAGAATAAGTACCAAGATGTATATTCGAATAAATCGGATTTGTCATATTGCTTCATAAAAAAAGGATACGATTTATTAGAGAACAGAGGTAGACTTATTTATATAACATCTAGATATTTCCAGGAATCACAATCTGCTATTGGATTAAGAAGTTTTATCAAAGATAAATTTAATATTGAAACCATAGTAGATTTTTATGGCTCTAAAGTATTCAAAGGAGCACGTATAAGTCCTACAATAATAAGTTGTAAAAAAGAAGAATTGAAGCAACAAAAAATTCATATTTATAGATTAAAAGATGGAGTAAAGGTTAACAAAGATAATCTTGATATTAATGATAAGACTTTTTTCAATGTTTTTACATTATCTCAGAGTAGTCTAGCGAATGATGGTTGGGTTCTACTAGCTAGTGAAGAAAAGAATCTATTTAATAAGATTAATGAAAAGGGCCAATATAAGTTAATAGATATTTGTGTATGCAACCAAGGTATTATTACAGGATGTGATAAAGCGTTTATAGTAGATAAAAAAACTATTGAGAAAGAACAATTAGAACAAGAAATAATTAAACCATGGATAAAGAATAGTAATATTCACAAATATAAAAAAGATAGTGTGTCTAAATATATATTATATACTGATATAATAAAAGATTTATCAGATTATCCAAAGGTGATTAGTCATATAAGTCCATATAAAGAAAGACTTAGTAAAAGGAGAGAATGTATAAAAGGAGTTAGGAAATGGTATCAACTTCAATGGGGGAGAGAACTAAAATTATTTGAAAAACCCAAAATAATATTTCCATTTAAATCTAAAAACAATAAATTTATTATTGATTATGACAAAGTTCTTTGTAGTGCTGATGTATATATTTTAAATGTTAAGGAAGAATACACAAACATAATAAGTTTAGAATATTTATTAGCTTTTTTAAACTCATCATTATTTGAATTTTATTTTAAGTGTGTAGCTAAGAAAGTAGGAGAAAAGTTATATGAATATTATCCTAATAAGTTAATGAACTTGAAAATAAGAATAGGCTCTGATACAAGTGAGATAATAAACAGAGTAAAAAGTATTAATGAATATTATAAGAAATTAAATAATATTAGTTGTAATAGAGAAGAGATTTTAATGAAAATAAAAAGAGAAATTACATATATAAACGAATATTTTTATAAACTATATGATATAAGAAGTGAAGAGATTGTAACTATTGAAAACAGAATATTTAATGTAAAAGAAATAGGGGATAAAGAGATGAATAAAGATTAA